The Amycolatopsis sp. DG1A-15b genome contains the following window.
GGCCCGTGCTCGGCCACGACTTGCTCGAACGGTTTCACGATCACACCAGGTAGACGTCCGGGAGCGCCGGAACGTGAGGTCAAGGTTCCGCGGTGCCGGTCACGACGGTCGCGCCCCGCTCGTCGCAGGAGCGCACGCGGGGCGACAATCCCGCCCCCGCAAGGATTTCCGCGAGCACCGGCGCCTGACGCTCACTCGATTCGATCAGCAGGGTCCCGCCAGGAGCGAGCCAGCCCGGCGCGCCCGCGGCGACGCGGCGGGCGAGATCCAGGCCGTCCGCGCCGCCGTCGAGCGCCACCAGCGGCTCGTGCAGGCGCGCTTCCGGCGGCATCGTCGCGACCGCCTCCGTCGGGACGTAGGGCACGTTCGCCAGGAGGACGTCGACCCGGCCGCGCAGGGACGACGGCAGCGCGTCGTAGAGATCGCCCTGGTGGACGTGCGCGTCCGGGAGGTTCAACCGGGCGCACTCGACCGCGGCGGCCTCGACGTCGGCGGCGTGCAGCTCACGCGGCGGGCACGCGGCGGCGAACGCGGCGCCCAGCGCCCCGGAGCCGCAGCACAGGTCGAGCACCACCGGGTCCGGGGGCGCGAGCGAGACGGCGACGTCGACCAAGAAGCCGGTGCGGTGCCGCGGCACGAACACCCCGGGCCGCACGGTGACGCGCAGGCCGTGGAACTCCGCCCAGCCCAGCAGGTGTTCCAGCGGCAGCCCGGCGACGCGGCGTTCGACGAGCGCGCCGAGTTCCGCGGGGGACGTGGCCGCGGCGACGAGGAGATCGGCCTCGTCTTCGGCGAACACGCAGCCCGCGGCGCGCAGCCGGGAGACGACAGTGGGAGTGTCCAACGGGGAGGAAGCCTACAAGACCTGCATCGCGTCACCGACGTTCAGCCCGTCGAAGAACGCCGCCGAATCGGCGTCGGTCAGGTGGACGCAGCCGTGCGAGGGCGCGTCGAGCGGCCCGGCGTGGAAGGCGATGCCGCCGGCGGCGAAGAACACCGAGTTGGGCATGTCGGTGCCGTACTCGCTGCTGCGGTGCTCGCGGTCCTTCCACACGACGTGGAACGACCCGGCGGGCGTCGCCTGGCCGGGTGGCCCGAACCCGGCCGGGACCGGGCCGCGGACCACCTGCCCGTCCCGCAGCAGCCAGGCCAGCCGCTGCGCCAGGCTCACGCACGCCCCGGTCGTGACGGCGCACGGCGGCGCGGGCGGGGGTGGGGGTGGAGGCGTCGTGGTCGTGGGAGGAGTGGCGGTCAGCGGCACCGGCTCGGCGATCGGGCTCGGCGTCGTGCCGCGCGGCGCCGAGCAGGCCGAGGTGACCAGCACCGTCCCCAGCAGGGTCACCACCCCGGTCTTGCGCATCCGTCGTCCCCTCGCCGAGCTTCCTGCCGGGGATCAGTACGGGTGAACGGCCCCGAAGGTTGAGCGCGGAGGGGTTACCCCGGCCGGGCGACGCCGAACCGCCGGAGCCGACTTTCGGACACCGCGCGGGAAACCGGTGCGTGAACCATTTGCCATGGGGGCACGCGGATCCGACGGCGATTTGCCGGACCGGCCGCGGGCCGGAAGCCGCTGCACGGCAGCGTGCTGGCCCGATCGGGCGGGAACCCGTGTTCCGGGCCCGGCGGCCGCGCTCGGTGAGTACCGTGGATCGCGGGGGGACCGGGGGAGCGGCCGGTGACCGGCCCGTCCGTGTCCGCGCCGATCGGCCGCGCGCCCGGGAGGAGAACCCATGACCACCACCACGGAACGCCCGCGTCTGCCGTTCGCGCGGCCGAACATCCTGGAAATCGCGCCGCTCTTCGAGGTGCTGCGCCGGCAGGGACCCGTGGTCGCCGTGACCACTCCGGCCGGGGATCCGGCCTGGCTGGTCACCGGGTTCGAAGAGGTCCGGACGGTCTTCACCGATCCGCGGTTCGGGCGCTCGCACCCGGCGCCGGAGGAGGCGTCGGCGCTTTCGGACGCCGCCATCCTCAGCCGGCCGCAAGGGGACCACGAGACCGAACACGCCGAGCACGCGCGGATGCTCGTGCCCGCCTTCTCCGCCAACCGGATCCGGCGGCTCGCCGGCCACGTCCGGGAACTCGCCGACGGCTGCTTCGACGCCATGGACCGGGCCCGCGCCGCCGGCGGCCCGGTCGACCTGCACGAGCACCTGTCGTTCCCGCTGCCCGTGCTGGTGATCTGCGAGCTGCTCGGCGTCCCGTACGAAGACCGTGACACCTTCCGGGTGCTGTCGGACCGGATGGGCCGGATGGACATCGGCGACGGCGCCGACGCCGCCCTCGACGAGTTCACCGCCTACATGAGCCGGCTCGCCGCCACCAAGCGGCGCGATCCCGGCCAGGACGTCGTCTCGGACCTGGTCCGCGCGCAGGCCGGTGACCCGTCGTTCGGCGACGACGACCTCGCCCGGCTCGCCGCCGGCCTGCTGTTCGCCGGCCACGAGACGACGTCCAACCGGATCGACCTCGGCGTGCTCTACCTGCTCACCGACCTCGCCCGCCGGGACGCGCTGGCCGCCGATCCCGAAGGGCGGGTGCACGGCGTCGTCGAGGAGATCCTGCGGCTGTCCGCCCCGAGCGGGCTCGGTGTCCTGCGGTACGCCCACGACGACGTCGAGCTCGGCGGCGTCACGGTCGCCCGCGG
Protein-coding sequences here:
- a CDS encoding cytochrome P450, which encodes MTTTTERPRLPFARPNILEIAPLFEVLRRQGPVVAVTTPAGDPAWLVTGFEEVRTVFTDPRFGRSHPAPEEASALSDAAILSRPQGDHETEHAEHARMLVPAFSANRIRRLAGHVRELADGCFDAMDRARAAGGPVDLHEHLSFPLPVLVICELLGVPYEDRDTFRVLSDRMGRMDIGDGADAALDEFTAYMSRLAATKRRDPGQDVVSDLVRAQAGDPSFGDDDLARLAAGLLFAGHETTSNRIDLGVLYLLTDLARRDALAADPEGRVHGVVEEILRLSAPSGLGVLRYAHDDVELGGVTVARGDAVVLSIAAANRDESVFPAAGTFDPDRKPNAHVAFAHGGWFCIGASLARTELRVVFGSLFRRFPGLRLAVGVDELQVRTNRVTGGVDRVPVLW
- a CDS encoding putative protein N(5)-glutamine methyltransferase — its product is MDTPTVVSRLRAAGCVFAEDEADLLVAAATSPAELGALVERRVAGLPLEHLLGWAEFHGLRVTVRPGVFVPRHRTGFLVDVAVSLAPPDPVVLDLCCGSGALGAAFAAACPPRELHAADVEAAAVECARLNLPDAHVHQGDLYDALPSSLRGRVDVLLANVPYVPTEAVATMPPEARLHEPLVALDGGADGLDLARRVAAGAPGWLAPGGTLLIESSERQAPVLAEILAGAGLSPRVRSCDERGATVVTGTAEP
- a CDS encoding L,D-transpeptidase, which encodes MRKTGVVTLLGTVLVTSACSAPRGTTPSPIAEPVPLTATPPTTTTPPPPPPPAPPCAVTTGACVSLAQRLAWLLRDGQVVRGPVPAGFGPPGQATPAGSFHVVWKDREHRSSEYGTDMPNSVFFAAGGIAFHAGPLDAPSHGCVHLTDADSAAFFDGLNVGDAMQVL